One stretch of Candidatus Marinimicrobia bacterium CG08_land_8_20_14_0_20_45_22 DNA includes these proteins:
- a CDS encoding transcriptional regulator: MLRQLIDELRGCGELEWIEFKVDNAEPQIIGEYLSALSNGACLHDKEFGYLVFGIDDKTREMIGTTFKPRHAKGKGNEDLEPWLARLLSPRVDFRIFDYDYDGKSVVLFRVDATINTPVNFSRTAYIRVGETKQLLANYPEKERKIWSKKKLSSFESGIALENQSSDEVLSKIDYPGLFELLKLPLPDNRNGILENLIEEKIIFKSGDGFNITNLGAILFAKNISYFGSLNRKCVRVIFYKDDSRLNAFKEQPGKIGYAVGFEGLVNWICDQLPTNEIIKDALRVDRTLYPKVAIREFVANAIIHQNFSVTGSGPMIEIFKNRIEFTNPGKSLIDTDRFIDHAPRSRNEVLASLMRRMNICEERGSGIDRAIVAIETYQLPSPEFHTEEQFTRVTLFASKEFREMDKNSKIRACYQHCCLRWVSRNFMSNATLRERFGIKEQNYPTASRIISDTLKSKFIKVADPENKSNKRKYIPYWA, from the coding sequence ATGTTAAGGCAATTAATTGATGAATTACGTGGTTGTGGAGAACTTGAATGGATTGAGTTTAAAGTCGATAATGCCGAACCTCAGATAATTGGAGAATACCTCTCAGCGCTCAGTAATGGCGCTTGTTTACATGATAAAGAATTTGGTTATCTGGTATTTGGTATTGATGATAAAACACGTGAAATGATTGGGACTACATTCAAGCCCAGACATGCAAAAGGCAAAGGTAATGAAGACTTAGAACCATGGTTAGCAAGATTGCTGTCTCCCCGTGTTGATTTTCGCATTTTCGATTATGATTATGACGGAAAATCAGTAGTGTTGTTTAGAGTTGATGCAACTATTAATACACCCGTCAATTTCAGCAGGACTGCATATATCCGAGTAGGTGAAACAAAGCAACTACTTGCGAACTATCCGGAAAAAGAGCGCAAGATTTGGAGTAAGAAAAAACTCTCTTCTTTTGAATCCGGTATTGCGCTTGAGAATCAATCATCGGATGAAGTACTGTCAAAGATAGATTATCCGGGATTATTTGAATTGCTGAAATTGCCCTTGCCCGATAACCGAAATGGTATTTTAGAAAATTTGATAGAAGAAAAAATCATTTTTAAATCCGGCGACGGTTTTAATATCACAAACCTTGGTGCGATATTGTTCGCTAAGAATATATCCTATTTTGGGTCACTTAATCGGAAATGTGTCCGAGTAATATTTTATAAGGATGATTCCCGTCTTAACGCTTTTAAAGAACAACCCGGCAAGATAGGATATGCCGTGGGCTTTGAGGGTTTGGTAAATTGGATATGCGATCAATTACCGACGAACGAAATTATTAAAGACGCCCTCCGTGTTGACAGGACTCTCTATCCAAAAGTAGCAATCCGTGAATTTGTTGCTAACGCAATTATTCATCAGAACTTTTCAGTAACCGGAAGCGGACCAATGATCGAAATCTTTAAGAACCGGATTGAATTTACTAATCCCGGAAAGTCATTAATAGATACGGATCGTTTCATTGACCATGCTCCGAGATCACGGAATGAAGTTCTGGCATCACTCATGAGACGGATGAATATCTGTGAAGAAAGAGGTAGCGGTATCGACCGTGCAATTGTTGCAATTGAAACTTATCAGCTTCCTTCGCCTGAGTTTCACACTGAAGAACAATTTACTCGGGTTACTCTATTTGCATCGAAGGAATTTAGAGAGATGGATAAAAATTCAAAAATAAGAGCTTGCTACCAGCATTGTTGCTTGAGATGGGTATCCAGGAATTTCATGTCAAATGCCACTTTGCGCGAACGATTCGGAATTAAGGAGCAGAATTATCCAACTGCTTCAAGAATAATAAGTGATACTTTGAAATCAAAATTTATCAAAGTTGCGGATCCTGAGAACAAATCCAATAAACGAAAATATATTCCTTATTGGGCATGA